actgcccatcccgggacgagTGGCAGGCCCAAGGCCCACCTGTCCCAGTACCAGTGGCGAACATCGCCCGCCCACcccaggacccgtggcgggtCATCGCCCCCACCCGTACCCCGGACCCATGGCGGACAATGCCTGCCCGTTGTGGGGCCTATAGTGGGTTCAGCTTGCCCGTCCTAGGACCCGTAGCATGCACGGCCCGCTCGTCCCAGGACCGGTGGCGGGCCCAACCCGCCGGTCCCAGGACccatggcggacatcgcccgccacCCGTCCCAGGTCCCAtgacaggcccccccccccccccagccccccagcccgcccatcccaggcGGACCCACAGCGGTACATCACCCACCcagtcctgggacccgtggcagaCATCACCCAtcatcccaggacccgtggcgggcccggCCCACCCATCCTAGGACCTATAGaggacatcgcccgcccgtcccgtgacccgtggcaggcccggcccgcccgtcatGTGACCcgtggcagacatcgcccgcccatcctgggaccctTGGTGGGCCCAGCCCGCCCAACCCAGAACCTGCCGTCCTGGGACCCGAGGCGGACATCACCCGCCCATCCCAGCTCCTATGGCGGGCccagcctgcccgtcccaggaacCATGGCGGACATCACCCGCCAGTCCTGGTTCCCATGGCAGGCCCGGCCCACCATCCAGGACAAgtggcggacatcgcctgcccgtcccaggacccgtggcgggccttgccTGCCAGTCCCTTCAGAGATCAACACCTATGCTgttccttagaaccagaatatgccactaaATTCTTTCAATTCACCTGGGGCTTGTCCTAGCATtctacgaatcctactgaatcctcagaattctccaggggcttctctgaatcctctagtTCTTGTCCTAGCATtctacgaatcctactgaatcctcacaattctccaggggcttctctgaatcctggtTCTTCTCTTGTTACCTCCACGAATCCCCTCATTTTCTTCACCGTGTCTATAATCttcccctttttctttctcttccaggaatcaataaaactctaaaaatctttttaacatatttatttccgttcaaggttaacaaagcaaacttattacaaaataaacatcaaactttccatacaacaaacattctcctcaaaatTTTCACATCTGATCCGTCTTCATGAAGCCAGCATAGATTTGATcacgccattccttgaagatcgacAGCAGTTTCTGCAGTTTCCAGTGGTCCTCCTCCAGGCGTCTTATTTCACGTGAAGGTTCTTCAGGTCACAGTCCAATTTATCCTTCGCTCCTTgcagctgtccaacctcatcttccagctggtcgttccgttcACCCTGGACACCGGCCTTCCTCCCCAGTGACTCCAGGCgacgatttccttcctctagaaggcaatgccagctcgttcctcttgagttttgCCTCCTCAAcgtcacactggagtccacacttttccttccagaggtcttccacttccttctgcaggcttTGGAACCTCAACTCGAGGTCTTTCCTGTTAGATTCCCTCTTTTCGCTCGcgtcttttgttcctggatgagccttgCCATCCGTGCCGCTTCTGCCAtctttagctgcaggtctttctccttctgtcgtagagTTTCTCGAGCCTCTCAAGCAGGCAGTCTGCCTCTGCCAACTGCCCGATCAGTtaccttatcctctcacatagggcatcgtttctcagCCCGATTTCCTTCGCgttgtccttcagctgctgattttcttctgccattttgaggatcttgtcttccagctgccgtttctccctcttctcgtgGTCGTTCTCCCTTTTCAGAAACACCGTTTCAGCTTCAAGCGAGTGGCCCTCTtgcaaggcctgctgttgcaacacctgagTGATCTGGATTTCACGAATGCGTTCTTCCACTCCGCCCGCCTTCTGCATCTCttcttggtagtcgagcctctgttgtaggtgaagaattgtcctgtccaagttcacgcactgctctctctggcactggatggcgTCTCGCACGGCCGCAATTCTCtcattcagttccttttccttgggctgttcagctccatcatcatgaGCTAGGAGAGAAATCtcaccagcgaataggcagccacagcaaacaagatgactattcctccgtatttcgaacaacatctggacaacaacgtcctaACAACAGCTGCTGCAAAGGCCagataaggccacattttcttcaaactgggaattctggaatccatatctgaagtatccagttcatatgctcttctctctctctctctctctcttacgatttttcgttgattttctatattccacgagagatattttgatttatcgaaatatagcaggaaggattctgaaagatttttaattatgtcttgtctcttggtgttacaaattgctgaaatatctctctctctcttgccccgaaggtctggaattctttatttgttccttcatttagagagagagagagagagagagagagagagagagagagagagagagagagagagaggttgtatttttgcgtagaaaaacagtttattgatatatttacataagaCAGTGCACAAGATATCACTCCATTTGGAATAGGGAATCTAGTGTGTGTACTACCATGCTTATTGTATAATGTTTCAATtgaggtttatattaatattatctgacccctctaggtatatatatatatatatataatatacctatatatatatatatatatgtatatatatatatctatatatatatataaatatatatatatatatatttatatgactggTCACCTTTTAGACATTGCTGTCTAcgcacgaggaacgccaaaggacacgaatgaatcaaaagtatactGAAACAGGAATGCGCACACCTGAAAGGTATTATTGAGACACACCACTCATGCCAATAATGACAGGCCTTACGTAAGCATACCGCGCGAGCGCACGTGTGCATGCGCGTGTGTGTGGAcgtaatatacgtgatgttgcatcagtactaaaagagagagagagagaaaaaaaatggctacggttgttaatgatgatgttttttcaggatcacaaaccgtgaccaggtagtgtttttcttcttcttctttcgaaatagcgtattcaggaacttgacctttttctccttaaaggaaatagtgatggccacagctgtgagtaagaatagatcaacgtgaaatgactgttaacagtgtgtattttataatctccttacattttacgagtatgtttatttatttagttatctgttcatttattttttttcttttccaattactagtctcttctgtctgtttatctgttactttctgttactactttctaatgaacaccgtaatattctttggaagcttgaatttcaagtcagtggcccctttggtgggcttgttccataagaatacggtttatagaaccccctttcctttctacctttttcttattttttcggccctgggcaagaacaggacctctggttgcccgtcccaactgCCCCTAACAATAATTCGCACGTCTGTCAAtaatcattatgccaatgagtaacGTGAATCCTTGGGCAGTAATAATTCACTGCCACAGAACTCGTGCGTAACGCTGACCACTCGTTTCTTCAAGATATGTAGATAccattaagaagttttctgtttcctgatttcgtgaactagtttatcgtccgttctattttaacctttttagcctttctagggaaCCGTTGTAGTctcaaggttattattattattattctaaagatgaacttcatttatatagaacaagcccaccaccacagggtccattaacttgaaattcaagcttccaaagaatagtattctgccgttcattggaaagaagtaataacagaagggaatgggaaatacagaatggagagagagagagagagagagagagagagagagagagagagagagagagagagagagagagagagagagagagagagtttcattagcaacttgtgtttgtgatggttactttttcaaaaatcattttcacaagcaatttataattgttaacaaAAGCCCCCCCCTTctcaaatgattcttcaatgAATTCTTTAGTTCAGTTGAGCGTTtgcaacaagtatgcacacacaaaaacaaaaactcacgcgcgcacgcgcacacatgcAAATTCTTACAGTAGTACCATTCTATACTATCTTTCTTCATAACTAGAGTGAATGCcactttcaaattatcacaggTAATAGCAACGCTGTCAGCTTATACCGAAAAAACGAAAACAAGTTGAAAACCAAGCGTTGATTAGGCAGATATCTTACGTTGACTACCAGATCTCTTTTAAAAGATAGATTCAATGGCGAATAGACTCTGTTTGGAGGAAAACTAGATGGTTAAGCGTACGATGACGAAAACTAGGACTATTATAACCTACAAGACTAAAGCATGAAAAGGGGTACCACAGGCGTAGACTCAGACTGCTCTCCCTTATTATGAAATTATCGTCAGCAGCAGTcgtcagtttttttgttttttatatatactatcgcTCCTTTCTGGTTCGGTAACCACCAGACACACAAAATGCACCTTGATTAGTACCTACTACCAGCCTCTTGGAGAGAGGCCTCGGTAGCATTCGATAGTTTtactatcatttttattatatttgtaacaaacgtatatatgtgtgtatgtgtgtaataggaaaagtgttatttttatttaagtgagAAGGAAATTATGTCTGTGGCACAGTAGGAACAAGTTGTGTTTTCAGGAAACGTTGTGTTgcgttgtaaatatatatatatatatatatatatatatatatatatatatatatattataatatatatatatatatatagatatatatatatatatatacatatatatatatatatatatatatatatattatattaaggtagcgtttttaaaaagaaattatataaatggcaatttgtctgtccgtcatcaGATCTTGAAAGTAGTTAGATggcattttattcttgttataaGTTAAAACTTGCGTGTCAGCTGACCAATGGTTAAATTGAACATAGAGATATGTGACGTAATTAGTTAATTAACTTTGAGTCATAAGCTCACCTGTtgttatatagagatatagatttttttggcattatgccaagcactggggcaactaaggccattcattcagcgctgaaacggaaatcgacagtaaaaggtttgaaaggtgtaacaggaggaaaacctcaaagtagttgcattatgaagcaattgttaggagagggtggacagtaagatagaagaaataaaatatgaacggaggtacagtcaagggaatgaaaggggttgcagcttggggccgaagggacgctgcaaagaaccttaaagtaatgcctacattgcaccgaaagaggtgcactgaaggcactaaccccctacaaaGTAGGTTTCGTCAGTTAACACTCAGAGGaacgaatattataacaaaaatgattacaaagaaaaaattactaatgACGTCACATATCTTCATTTTAACCCTTGTTCAACTGACAAAcaagttttaactaaaaaaaacatataggCCTACGCTTGCAACACGACTTTCCTGAGAACACATTTTTTTCGCCTTATTATGCGTGTGATACAAGTTCCTGTTcacataaattaaagaaaaaaaattttctcgtcACATTTGTGTAGCAATATTTCCCAAAACGATGATATACGTATTTTCGTCAGTTGGTCTGGCCAcagaaatgaaataggaaaatgggTCTAGGTTTAGTTCCGAGTTCTAAGTGGTACTAAATGCTTTCACTTGTGGGTATTTCCAGATCGAAGAGTGAAAGGGTTTAATGTTACCCGCAATCATTCGACGAGAAACCAGCTAACTTTCGCTTTCAATCGCCTattgtttgaaagagagagagagagagagagagagagagagagagagagagagagagagagagagagagagagagagagagagagagagaatccagtgGCGGCAAATCTTACGAACACAGGTTATTTAGTTCTTTGGTATCACTGACCCACTGTCCTTGCCATCATCATAAAATTGGCATTATCTAATTTTAAATCGAGATAATTTCCTTCTCAACTAATCATATCGGGtgaattattcctcaaaatgaGTATGGTAGATGTCTCTCATAAGCAACCCATAACTGTACGAACTGCGTCTATAAGTAAGTTCGAGAAGGATCACTTTAAACTAAATAAGTTGTTTCAAGGGAAAAGCGTGCAAAGGATACGTCGAGATATCAAGATGTTTGAAAAATAAGATGTTAAAACTATGTTATCTAATTATGAAAGATTTCCGTGGTCATTACTGGCCTCTAATATTTGTCATGTCTGGGGTATTTAAACACCTTACAGAAACCAAAGTATATTGCTAGTGTATTGATAGTTTCTTGCAATACAATTGAATACATGAATATGTCACCATGACTCCCATTTCTACAGTACTATTTTATTTACCACCATGGTATGcatttgatttgaatttttttttaatcaatttactttttataatgcgaaacatgtaatatatattataattacatggcATTCTCGCATAGAAACTTGAAttgctaaaaatataaatatgttgagGATATGTGCATTTTTTTTGCCTTTGGTTGTTTTTGATGATTATTTGGACTAATAAAATGCCAGTGTATGCCTGGATGTACGTACTGGTCCGCAGAATTTTTTGTACTCTCTTGACTGGTCCGTGAAGTTGAAAAGGTTGGGAA
The sequence above is a segment of the Macrobrachium nipponense isolate FS-2020 chromosome 2, ASM1510439v2, whole genome shotgun sequence genome. Coding sequences within it:
- the LOC135221264 gene encoding basic proline-rich protein-like, with amino-acid sequence MRDEPSPPILGPVVDITHPSQDPWRAQPARPGTRDRHCPPIPGHVADIDCPSRDEWQAQGPPVPVPVANIARPPQDPWRVIAPTRTPDPWRTMPARCGAYSGFSLPVLGPVACTARSSQDRWRAQPAGPRTHGGHRPPPVPGPARPSCDPWQTSPAHPGTLGGPSPPNPEPAVLGPEADITRPSQLLWRAQPARPRNHGGHHPPVLVPMAGPAHHPGQVADIACPSQDPWRALPATVQPHLPAGRSVHPGHRPSSPVTPGDDFLPLEGNASSFLLSFASSTSHWSPHFSFQRSSTSFCRLWNLNSRSFLLDSLFSLASFVPG